GTCGTGTGGCGGCGTGCACGGCGGCGATGCAAACTTCAACAGCTCGTCGCTGGGCACCGGTATGTCGTCAAGGAAACTCTGGCTGAATGGGCTTTCGCTACGAGAGACTTTCTTGTTTGCTTTCATACCACGTTGAACTCTGTTCTGATGCTTCTTCACAAACGCCGACTGAAGCGCTATCATGCGCAGATTCAACGCCTCTTCGTCCTGATCGTCGTCCTTTGCGTCTGGCTTCTCCAATTCCGCGTCCGCTGGATAATCCGACAACTTGCTGAATTTCTTTTGCTTCGTCTCCAACGCCTTTTGTCGCAACAACGCCAAATCTTCGTCATCGTCGGCGTCGAGATCGATAGTCACAGAGTGAACTTTCGATTTCTCTTTAGAATGCGTCGCGTTTTTATTGCTTTTGGAAGCTTTGTTCAGCATATTCGACAGTTTTTCTTTCAGTGAAGATTGATGCTCCTTGCTCCGATTTACATTCAATtccaattttacttttttcagtAACCGTGTGACATCACTGCGTTTATCGGTGTGAGAGCGAGCAGATGGCGTTGAGTCCTGCTTTGACGATCTTCTCGCTGTTTTCAAAGGTGAGTTCCGATACGGCGAGTTCCGTTTCGGCGATCTAATCCTTTGCGGAGATCTCCTGTGTATCGGCGATCTGGAACGTCGACTGTATGGAGATCGAGATAATTGAATTGGCGAACGGCTTCTCATGGGAGACTTGTGTCTTCGAACCGGTGATCTTGAAATTACTTTCGATCTGCTGTCAGCCTGCTCTCGATCTGCTCTCGATCTTCTGCGAACCGAACTTCGTTCTTTATAATGCAATTTCAGAGGACCAAACTCTGCCACAGGCAAGCCACCAGAGGATGGACTGATTAAGTCATCAATGGTAAAAGAGGATttgcatttcattttctttctctttttcttttttactccTTCTTTTGACCGATTGGACGTATCCGTGAGACCAACAATCTCCATATCGCTGTCACTCGAAATAGGCACTAGGTCATCGTTCTTCTGTTGTAAAGTTGGCGCCGCATGCTTTGTCGTTATGCATTCCGCTTCTTTGACATAGAGACGGTTTTCCTTTCCTTTGACTGGATCTTATGAAATAAGATTAACTTCTACTTGATTAGAACAAtacattaatatcattaataatcaattattttatcttcgttatttatatctatctaaTGAAGAgcatatcttttataatattctgtagttataaaacttttaagagtttaattaatataaatctttataaaattccgtataaaattaataataataataaataaaaagtaaataaatagcCAATATAAGAATCTCACAATTAGAATTGCTTCTATTATGCTACATatcaagaaaatgaaataatctagaaaatatataaatatatatatatttagagtCTCTTAAACAACATCAAcaaaatctattgaaaataagaaactatttTATACGTTTTCAAAATACACATAAACAACACTATTTATACATTTCGAATGAATGATATCTAACAAATTTTACCTCTCCTGCTCTTGGAGTGATACATCGTGATGCACCAGGATAAACATTCACCCCATGACTTGCAATCAGGACATGGTCGTGTCCTGCTGATGGAATAGCTGCTGGTCAAATGACCGATTGCACCTTCCTCCGAAGAACTGACATCTTCCAATGAGATCTCACCCTCCTCCTTCTCATCGTCGAGGATGTCGATCGTCTCTGTGCAGCCACTCGACAGATCGCTTGCCATCACTTAAACTTATCCGCAAGgcagttataaattataagacaAAGCGATCACAACAACGTCACTAGCGACGTGTCACGACTCGCTCCTTAGGACTTGAGGTTAGTTACGCGAAAGACCGTTGAGAACAAAGAGGACACTTGTGTTCCCCTGGTAGATATCTATAgtaaaggaagaaaaaaactaCGGGGATTCCTGTCTACAAGATTTTGTGTTGCGCGAGGAAATTGTTTTTGTCTAACGGAAAGAATCGTCTGATACTCCAGAAGAATGCAGCACGAATTTCGATACTGCGAATTTAATAGTGCTGAATCGCGATTAATTATCGGGCGCTGTCAGCAGTGAGCAATCACAGCCTTGATTAAATACCTTGACCCCACTGTCGACAGTCCAACTGATCGACGACATTCGGGACTATGGCGGCCATACTGAATAATACCACGTTTTTATGAGCAATGAACTTTAAGCTaagattttatgtattatatgagAAGTTTATACTGATTGGACGACTGTCGGTAAAAAGATTTTTGCGATCAAATATTCTCTATTTGAATTATAGCCAATTAGCATTACGTATGAAATGACTAGCATGACATATGAGATATTAACTTAATGTCATTTTTTACATGTCGAAATAATAGGTTAGTATTCCGTTAgacagtaaaatatttttaggtagtataaaattttacaccccttatgataaaaacaaatttcaattggaagaaatatagtataaaatagcaatgtaaaaagtaaatctgtattgtaaatatatattgtatgtcataaaaatttgtaaatagagaaatatatatattttaataaggaTAACAATGTGTTATTTCTTATTCTATTACTTCTaacgtttttatattatttaaatttaaaaaagatataaatttacaaatattttaaatgaatgcgtaaaacatttgttaaaaacatcaaaatatactatataaacaatttcacaaaagaatttagttatttatcatactttttttGATAGGATTTCctttttaaaacattgaaatcaGGCATGACATAATTctcaagtaaatttttatcaaatatgaaTCTTGCTAATGCTTGATCTCCAATACCAGATAATACAGTCACCAATCTTCCTAACTCATTAACACTCTTCATCTGATCTTCCATAAAACCAGTGATAATGAAATCACTTGCGTTTATATCACCATACTTCTCTGCTACAGTGTTTACTGCGACCAATTTTTTACTGACTTCTATTTCCAATTGTAATGCTGTCTATAGAAATTTACACAAAGAGaacatgttaattattttgattacagagtttaattaattattatcaagtgCATAGTTATCATCAAAATGTCCATCAATAAATCTTAAATTGGGGAAGCTTTCTCAATAGTTTTAAGCATTTACTTTGAATGCATGCAATGGACATTTCCAATCTTGATTGTTTGGTGGTGATACAGCGCATAACTGCGCTTTGCCACCACGCatgtttacataatttaagaATCTCAGGATATGTTCATGCTCCTCATGATGCAATTGCATAAAGAATGACTCACAGCCTGATAAAGCAACATCTACACGACCAAAATATGCAGCCTACATAAAGtacaagatataaaatataataatggtattattttattattatactatccagataaatattgtataattacttaaaataattcaaaagacttaatctattatttctaaagtctagtttttcaaatataaaattaaaaagggATTATGCTGTATCTATATTTACCATGgacagataataataaaacgctTTTAACTCCACATTTATCTGGTCGTTCATTGCAGTTTCGGTTTCATtgtgaaaatcaaaattgctCCTTTTTCCGCTTGGCCATTTCATAGGTTTGTCAATACACGATTCAGTAAGATCACAATCGCCATTCTTCGTCAATTTTGGCAACGTTGAATTTAATGATTTCTGTAAACTAATTGCActgtgaattaaaataaatctcacataaaacacaaaaaatgaaataattttacaatcaaTTTGTAATTTCAAATTTGGTTTAAAAGAGTAAGTTTTTGAtaacaaagtattttattttattattttatgtaattaaatattttattacacttaaaaacttttatttatcaatgcaattacctgatataatataaacgtCGGGTTTGAAGATGGTATGCAATATTGAGAGATTTAAATGATTTGTAACAAGGCCTCCAAATTAATACTCGcaacattttttaacgattttttatataaagttccGTTTATTCATAAACTAATTTAACTAATTTGTAAGTAAATCACAATATGACATTGTCAATGATCATAAATTTAGCAAGgttaaaatacattgtaaCAAACAGAGCTGAACAAATGCATCAATCGACATGTGACATActaaaataactaaatctaaTAAAACTAATGTTCTCTGCAGATTtcgaaaagtttttattacttaattttaatagctacaaaatgttattttaattatcaaacttataatctttatataattataagtaattttattgaagtacAGAAATACTGTAAAATCACAAATTATCATCCTATTTATTGTctcaatcaatattttcttgtaaCAAAACAGTAATGAAATCATTATTGTTTTTGAAATGAGAAattcatacacacacacactggttcaattttacagattacaagaacatttttctgtaaacccctatcaattataataaatcataaatatgtcATTGATTTATTGAATTAGGCGAAGGATCTGATAACTGATGTGTGTTATTCGAAGGCACAGTATTTATAGAACTGATACTTTCTTGTTTTATGGTAACAGGATTGCTGTTAAGATTCATATTAATCACAGTCGTTGATGTGGGATTTTGCATATCTAATTGACTTTGTGCGATATCCTGTAGGGCAGCTTGTATTCTCTGAAGTAAAGCTTCTCCTTGTCTTACTACTTCCTCTAATTGTTCACCAGCCTGTTGATTCTCTTGTTCCAGTCGACTAAGACTGGCTACCTGAAGTTCCTGAGATGACTCCTCACTTGGTAAACTTTCTATTAATGTATCTATGTCCTTTGCACACCTTGCAATTAGATTTGCAAATAAAGCAGCATAATCTGAAACAGACATCCATGATTCATAGCTGTGTACACTTGATATTAATATGTGAAGGTTTAGTATTAATGCTTACCTTCTTGAGACTGATGGGGCTGTGGAGTTCCAATACGATCAAATCCAGGGAATTTACTAGGTGTAGAATATTGTTGTAGAATACCGACGCTGTTGCAAAAATGTTCGGCTTGCTGAAATAACAGACATTGATGTAAGCTTGATaagattaaaatgtaattaggGAAACATACATGAAAATTTGCGTTACCTGATTTATGGTATCTTGTAACTGTGTCAAACGATCTGCCATGATGCCGATTTACTAGCTAGCAATTGATTTGTGTATCTTTTAtcatttactatttattattaattaataaataataacatattggACTTCGGTTCTTCTCAAACAAAAAGTCTGTAtcgtttattgaaattttatcttgttttcaatgtttttaagTACAACGTTCACACTTATCACAAAGTGTTCGGAACTTTATTTAcacttatatttatcaaactttGTTTATAGACGTGAGCTAAAGCAATAGTTTCAAGAAATCACAGACGACCGTAGAAAACTGCGGAAAACCATAACCTTGTTAAAATCTGGACCAAATGGTGAACAACGTACGCTCTCTAGCGGCCAActaaatgatgaaaaattggATTATCTAACAAAAGAATTTCTATGCACACATCTGTATATTTctcaaaactaaatttatttaatatccaCTTTATAGGATAggatgtgtaataaaaaataagaaatacaagataaaataaaacataaaatatgaacatataaacattgttattatatatacacaatatataatatttacattgctTATAATTGCAATCTGATTGCAATATACAGTCAATTCTATTTCATTAATAgaagtttaaatataatgtaatagtGTTCAAAAACTgacgaataaaaagaaaaaaaaaaacagaaacgaaacgttgcaaaataactttaaCACACGGTGATGATAGTTCGTATATTTAtctctcaaatatttttccagaTCTTAAAATTTCACTGGATCAGAGGTCTTGTGATAAAGTAGGAAGAACGCATCTTAACGTAATTTAGCATTTtccattgcatttttataaaatgttcacatgaagaaatatttacaaaaatatgagCAGGGCGCGATGAAGTGTAGAAGACAGGAAAAAGAATGAACGATTCAGTTGAGGGTACCCCGGCATTGAGGAGCTCCGCAAAGGCAAGGGATTTTGTCGTCCTCCAACGGGAATTTATAATCATAAGTAATTTCTTCATTAACTCCTATTGGTTGTTTACTGTAGattacaatcttcttttgGCTTTCAATCGTGATTACCTTTGCGTAACAATTCggctaaaagaaacaaaaatttgataactATAACAAAGTACATGTTGTTCTACTtgtattctaaaattaattagcttTTGGACTTTGGAACAAGTTAGATTTCTATTGATTccttaaatcaaattttaatttttgttaaacctttctatataaaatggtgttattatgcatttatcgCATAGCCaattaaagttaaagaaaTGGATAATCTTATTGAGTAACTCACATTACAACTGTGATTTATGAACCTCGCCAAATTGCCACACTTTGTTGCATCGATAATTGTATCTAAATCGATGCGGAAGAGGTAAGAGCTACCAATTCCAGTGGCTTCGTATTGCGCCTCTCGCAGATCGGCTACGACAGGTCTAACCATTTGTCCAACATATTCAATAACCATCTCATCAGCCGCGATTGGTTCCATGGCAAACAAGCCCCAATCGTGAATGCCAGACTTAGCAAACTTCAATTGCTTTTTACGGAACTGAAATGGAAAACGTAATTTAGAATATGAAttgttttagatattaatCAACCACTGAATTGTGCATTTTAcctttaattgattaaatttaaggAGATCACTGTCCGTGTCAATTCCGAAAGCTGTTAACAACCGGCGCTGATTGCTTCGCGCCTCACGCGATAGCGCTTGCATCTTGCCGGCCAATGCTTTAGAAATGCTCTTTGGACCATTCATTACGCCATCTCCTCCAATATATGAGCCGCTGTCCTCCACATCGTTGCTGCGTTGTATACTTTGAGCATAATGGTGCTGcaagaacaaattaattattcacaaaattcctagattttataatagtaaaacacattatattaatcatgTTAAAACCTcgaacaattttctttttaaataaacaccaaatatttaatgttttacttTATGTTTTGCCACGATTTTAATAATAGGACACAATATCGccttgaacattttttttacaaaaataaataaatcaatatatctAATTACTTTGTGTTTTGCCTTCTCTCTGATGTCAACTTTGTAATATCCTTCTGTTCGAGCGCTTCCACTCGCGTGCAGCCGGAGTTCGTCTCGTTTCCTCTTTTTCGCAGGGCTCGGTATATCCGTCGGTGGATGATCGACCCAATGCGTGTCATTTAACCAGTAACCTTGAGTGTCGTCTGCTAATAAAGCTTCGTAACTCCTTCTCAGATATTCTACATCTTCAGCGTCTATTCCCCTAGTTAAGAACTCGTATAAGATACCCATCTCTGACATTAGATCTCGCTCTTTGTATGTGACCGTCGGCTCCGGAACTGATTTAGGCAATATCTTGTCATATATATAGTCATTCCGTATATTTTCCTTCTCTCCCTCGTGATTCTGATGACTACTGTGCACCTTTGTATACTTCTTGGATTTCTGTTTCTCCACCTTGTGAATCTTATCCTTCGATTTCATCAATTTAACAATCTTCGGGTGTTTCACTTTCATTGAGGCTGGCGGTACACGTATTACCGATTCTACGGGCTCCGGTTGCGCAGGTGGCAACGAATATGAATGTTCCATATACACTTGCGAAGCCTGAGAACCAGGCGTACTCGGTGTCCGCTGCCCATTTAGTCGAAGATCTGTCTCTGCTTGATACCTGTAAAATATTACGACATTTTACAACTGGACTCCTccaatataaattacaataaaaatgttttcgaaCGTGTAACATTATCATGTGCATGCTCATGCAAATAAAAAGTGCGCGGCGCGAGAAGAGAAATTAAGATTGACAGTTCATTAAGAATATAGAACAGCTCTATAAGAATAAATGtcaattgtattatttaacgaAAATTGTTATGATTACTGACCTTAATCTCCTAATTTCTAAGCTTTCTTCCTCGGAGTCGGTCGTAGGAATTTCACTGAACATCTCGATCTTCTCATTCTCCTTCAGAATAGGCTCGTCATTGATGTATTTGGCTGACATCGTCTGTAACGCTCTGATAATATTAGGTTGCACAGGACCGGGACTCCTGTGACGTATAATGTTATCCCGTCCAGCTAATGTCATTAGAGCCTCCGCGGCCGAGTTCTCCATCTTCTGAATATCCGGTAACATTTCTTCTTTTACTAATGCTATTGGTGGCGCAGGTTTCACCTCGCTCTGTAATTCCTTTTCTTCGACGACTCTCGATACATCCTTCGTCTCCTTGTCCAAAGTTCTACACACATCAAACGGATTTTCTTCCGCGACAGACAACTTCTCCGAAATCCTTTCCTCCTCCTTGACATTCTCGTATCTCACGGAAGAAACTAATGAACTACTCAGATCATCATCAATTTGCGGGAATTCGTTCGAATTTTGATCCTTAATTTTGACATCCGGCAACGGCGTTTCTCTACCGGTCGGCGTGGGGCAATCCAACGATCTTTGAATCGCGAGTTCAGTCAATATATCAGGATCCTCACTATTGCAAGCCAAAGGCCTGTTATCGGACAGGCGACTATCTGTATCTTGctaaaaacaaacattttattctgcatttagattttatttcatgTGACGTATTATTTACGATTTTTCACACTTGTGCTTGCACTATATACGTACCTCGTCTTCAAAACAGGCTTCTTCGTCGGAGGTTTCATTTGAACTATCGGAAGATTCGCTGGAACTAATTTCTTCGCTACTACTTTCCAGAGATGAGGATGAAGAGGATAATGAAGAGGAAACATTCCTAAGAGATGTCATTGCTTTTTTCGTTTTTGGCGTTGGTGGTACGTCCAGATCGCTGTCGCTCTCAATTGTTTCCATGTCAGCATGCCCGGATTGTCGGCTGTCCTCATCTTGTGGCAATGGGCTTGGAGCTTTGATCTTGCGCTGTAGGAAAAAGAAACAAGCACGTAACGTCGACTGTTTtaccaagaaaaaaagaagggcGTTAAGCACGTACAATACAGATAAAAAGTTGTCTTACCCTAAATGAAGGCATCTTTGGCATACTAGCTCTAATGCCCAAACCAAATCCATCGTAATTGAGACCTAGCGGTGTCGCTTGCTCCAGTAGTGACGATAATGCCTGAGGTTTTACATCCTCTTTTACCGTATTATTGACAATGACATTCTCGCCACCACCGTGCGTTTGACTTTTCTCTGACTTCTTTTCGTCCCACCAAACCTCGAACAATTTGAATGCTGTACTTTCTATCATCTTCTTATTGAAATCCTTCTTCAGAATCTGTTTCAATTCATTCACAACTCTGCTCAACACTCCGTTGATAGTAGGACCctaaaaataaacgttttttaaataaagtaattgcTTCTTtagcgaaaatatttttggaaaaatgtgatatattgatataataataaatcttgcCTGTGGATCTTTTGTGATACTGTAATTTGCTATAGCGTGCAACCGCGACTGAAAAGAGGAATAGTAGTTTGCTCCTTGATGATTCCCAACTGTTGCAGAAAATGATGCTGTATTAGGTTGATAATGACTCTGCAGATAAGTCGCTCCATAAGGATATGGATACTGCGCCGGTCGTGGCCAATTGTAGACGTCGTTAGAGGGATAATGAGTCAAGTGTCCTGGATAACCAGTTGCCGGATATAGTTGATTCGAGGGTTCAGTTTGTGCTACCTGttaagaaaatgtttatgaaTAAAGATATGCagcattataattatgttttattcaagGAAACTCACTTCTTCAATTTTCTCATCTCCTGAACTTAGAGGACTCAGGGACATTCTGTCGTCGTCAGGTGGTGGAGGCGGTGGTGGCTCCTTGGGTGGTTCTGGTTCATTGTCGTCGGGAGCAGGACTGTAACTTCCCAATAATGCCTCGTCTTCACTGGAACTTATGACACTACCCAAATCTTCATCCACAGAGAATTGATTAAGGCTATTTTCGTGAGCTTTCCTTCGTTCCTTGTTGCGTTCaacttttttctcaaaacactgtttatatatttcatgcgATAAGAAGGG
The nucleotide sequence above comes from Linepithema humile isolate Giens D197 chromosome 4, Lhum_UNIL_v1.0, whole genome shotgun sequence. Encoded proteins:
- the Set1 gene encoding histone-lysine N-methyltransferase SETD1; the encoded protein is MNGMERHGHGHGHSHAHSHRHRHSHGSSQSTSQNSTQPPAKHSHSHMTHSQKEPATPAAPSTQKQRNYKLLVDPFLVKGATKLCRYDGMVPGDPTYPQVQPRDPRSQLTRIWTRLEQLDLPVPRFKIDSNYCGEPPPLEVTFCHLNDNIDKTFLTNMVQKFGSIEELIIYYHPMTNKHLGIGRVVFESTKASKVCVEKLNNTSVMGKVLRVFLDPFGEECKKMFEELTTEKKPEKKVEKEVIKPEPEPEKHQTPVEKVLPEERDDFRNSKKAILNLDKNREPYIENSRYNKYRDYPTPSGSTSSDLGYGTAPSELNYSSNYSQNSTPATNYDFYYSGYHHQPPNSYLASISQNVSQIQQNSNVWWGNNSGTATGYPSSASVWPVQQHATNLDSASSNATQISNKTANTKTHHTPKKEKENQTVAKSTLRDSPDETRKTLDLDTRIAMLLKDKAGGMAPPFLQFGSDSEDDKKSQQEDSGMLSDPPSPFLSHEIYKQCFEKKVERNKERRKAHENSLNQFSVDEDLGSVISSSEDEALLGSYSPAPDDNEPEPPKEPPPPPPPDDDRMSLSPLSSGDEKIEEVAQTEPSNQLYPATGYPGHLTHYPSNDVYNWPRPAQYPYPYGATYLQSHYQPNTASFSATVGNHQGANYYSSFQSRLHAIANYSITKDPQGPTINGVLSRVVNELKQILKKDFNKKMIESTAFKLFEVWWDEKKSEKSQTHGGGENVIVNNTVKEDVKPQALSSLLEQATPLGLNYDGFGLGIRASMPKMPSFRRKIKAPSPLPQDEDSRQSGHADMETIESDSDLDVPPTPKTKKAMTSLRNVSSSLSSSSSSLESSSEEISSSESSDSSNETSDEEACFEDEQDTDSRLSDNRPLACNSEDPDILTELAIQRSLDCPTPTGRETPLPDVKIKDQNSNEFPQIDDDLSSSLVSSVRYENVKEEERISEKLSVAEENPFDVCRTLDKETKDVSRVVEEKELQSEVKPAPPIALVKEEMLPDIQKMENSAAEALMTLAGRDNIIRHRSPGPVQPNIIRALQTMSAKYINDEPILKENEKIEMFSEIPTTDSEEESLEIRRLRYQAETDLRLNGQRTPSTPGSQASQVYMEHSYSLPPAQPEPVESVIRVPPASMKVKHPKIVKLMKSKDKIHKVEKQKSKKYTKVHSSHQNHEGEKENIRNDYIYDKILPKSVPEPTVTYKERDLMSEMGILYEFLTRGIDAEDVEYLRRSYEALLADDTQGYWLNDTHWVDHPPTDIPSPAKKRKRDELRLHASGSARTEGYYKVDIREKAKHKHHYAQSIQRSNDVEDSGSYIGGDGVMNGPKSISKALAGKMQALSREARSNQRRLLTAFGIDTDSDLLKFNQLKFRKKQLKFAKSGIHDWGLFAMEPIAADEMVIEYVGQMVRPVVADLREAQYEATGIGSSYLFRIDLDTIIDATKCGNLARFINHSCNPNCYAKVITIESQKKIVIYSKQPIGVNEEITYDYKFPLEDDKIPCLCGAPQCRGTLN
- the MED21 gene encoding mediator of RNA polymerase II transcription subunit 21 — protein: MADRLTQLQDTINQQAEHFCNSVGILQQYSTPSKFPGFDRIGTPQPHQSQEDYAALFANLIARCAKDIDTLIESLPSEESSQELQVASLSRLEQENQQAGEQLEEVVRQGEALLQRIQAALQDIAQSQLDMQNPTSTTVINMNLNSNPVTIKQESISSINTVPSNNTHQLSDPSPNSINQ
- the LOC105672109 gene encoding ferritin, heavy subunit-like, encoding MLRVLIWRPCYKSFKSLNIAYHLQTRRLYYISLQKSLNSTLPKLTKNGDCDLTESCIDKPMKWPSGKRSNFDFHNETETAMNDQINVELKAFYYYLSMAAYFGRVDVALSGCESFFMQLHHEEHEHILRFLNYVNMRGGKAQLCAVSPPNNQDWKCPLHAFKTALQLEIEVSKKLVAVNTVAEKYGDINASDFIITGFMEDQMKSVNELGRLVTVLSGIGDQALARFIFDKNLLENYVMPDFNVLKRKSYQKKYDK